A single region of the Brachypodium distachyon strain Bd21 chromosome 3, Brachypodium_distachyon_v3.0, whole genome shotgun sequence genome encodes:
- the LOC100843482 gene encoding E3 ubiquitin-protein ligase AIRP2 — MRKFQESVKALEADIEHANALASEFLRDYDGSVIQMRMAYSAVAHFLVQWTDCRLAGALGLLKIMIYKVYTPDGVATPSNWEREASIREFYGVIFPSLLQLPSGITELDDKKQRRLCMDKFRRMDGDFSEVDLERELECGICLELNAKTVLPDCAHSLCFRCFEDWNAKSKSCPFCRACLEKVNPNSLWVYTDGRDVVDTAVLTRENIRRLFMYINKLPLVVLGVADLDIYDYRIK, encoded by the exons atGCGGAAGTTCCAGGAGTCCGTGAAAGCCCTCGAGGCAGACATCGAGCACGCCAATGCGCT GGCGTCGGAGTTCCTGAGGGACTACGATGGGTCGGTGATCCAGATGCGGATGGCGTACAGCGCCGTCGCGCATTTCCTCGTGCAGTGGACGGACTGCAGGCTCGCCGGCGCGCTGGGCCTGCTCAAGATTATGATTTACAAG GTGTACACGCCGGACGGGGTTGCGACCCCATCGAATTGGGAAAGAGAGGCGAGCATCAGAGAATTCTACG GTGTCATATTCCCGTCGTTGCTTCAGTTGCCGAGCGGGATCACCGAATTGGACGacaagaagcagaggaggctgTGCATGGACAAGTTCAGGAGGATGGATGGCGATTTCTCGGAGGTGGATTTGGAGAGGGAGCTCGAGTGCGGGATTTGCCTCGAGCTCAACGCCAAAACCGTGCTGCCCGACTGCGCGCACTCGCTCTGCTTCAGGTGCTTCGAGGATTG GAACGCTAAATCGAAGTCGTGCCCATTCTGCCGCGCCTGCCTCGAGAAGGTGAACCCAAACAGCCTGTGGGTGTACACCGATGGTCGTGATGTTGTGGACACGGCTGTCTTGACAAGGGAGAACATTCGGCGTCTGTTTATGTACATAAATAAGCTGCCACTTGTAGTCCTCGGTGTTGCTGACCTTGACATTTACGACTACCGtatcaaataa